A DNA window from Zingiber officinale cultivar Zhangliang chromosome 3A, Zo_v1.1, whole genome shotgun sequence contains the following coding sequences:
- the LOC122053997 gene encoding transcription factor TCP20-like → MESSKQPEEVLKFQQALGLSATHKRDPSPAVSESRDLLPSVVVAAEKDGQRNQLVPKRSSKKDRHTKVEGRGRRVRMPAICAARIFQLTRELGHKSDGETIQWLLQQAEPSIIAATGTGTIPASALTSAGSISRPAAAATNIQPKLGELGQDAASAPWTSLGSVNFTRPLPSLLLPPGVLESGLFHSGQAAESSSRLGTATAASGNGSMSGFAPKADMHGLHLPGNDMGTMSFVSMLTAHWQQVPGLELGLSQEGHVGVLNPQTLNQFYSQIGHAMGSRESDQFQQQHQAFSTKDNSQESK, encoded by the coding sequence ATGGAATCGTCCAAACAGCCTGAAGAGGTCCTCAAGTTCCAGCAGGCCCTGGGCCTGTCCGCGACGCATAAGAGAGATCCAAGCCCTGCTGTATCAGAAAGCAGGGATCTTTTGCCTTCCGTGGTCGTGGCGGCGGAGAAAGATGGGCAAAGGAATCAACTTGTGCCGAAGCGGAGCTCCAAAAAGGATCGCCATACCAAGGTAGAGGGCCGGGGAAGAAGGGTTCGGATGCCAGCGATCTGCGCCGCCAGGATCTTCCAGCTTACCAGAGAATTGGGGCACAAGTCCGACGGGGAGACTATACAGTGGCTCCTCCAGCAGGCGGAGCCCTCCATTATCGCTGCCACCGGCACAGGCACGATCCCGGCATCCGCACTCACCTCCGCCGGTTCTATCTCCCGCCCTGCTGCCGCCGCTACAAACATCCAGCCCAAGCTCGGTGAGTTAGGGCAGGACGCTGCGTCCGCCCCTTGGACCTCGTTAGGGTCTGTTAACTTCACCCGACCCCTTCCAAGCTTGCTGCTTCCTCCCGGTGTCCTCGAAAGCGGATTGTTCCACTCTGGGCAGGCGGCGGAGTCAAGTTCGAGACTTGGGACTGCCACTGCCGCCAGCGGCAATGGTTCGATGAGCGGCTTTGCACCCAAAGCAGACATGCATGGCCTGCACTTGCCTGGCAACGACATGGGCACAATGAGCTTTGTGTCGATGCTGACCGCCCACTGGCAGCAGGTGCCCGGATTAGAGCTCGGCCTCTCCCAGGAGGGGCATGTCGGAGTGCTCAACCCGCAGACCTTGAACCAGTTCTACTCGCAAATTGGGCATGCAATGGGTTCTAGAGAGAGTGATCAATTTCAGCAGCAACATCAGGCCTTCTCTACCAAAGACAATTCACAAGAATCCAAATAG
- the LOC122050625 gene encoding actin cytoskeleton-regulatory complex protein pan1-like produces the protein MDPAKGDAKSEEEEHLIKSPSEKERKANERISPSTSSDDDDDGYSPEDLFQLDINKSPAANGQERRLQSGAQTNNFSSLIIDDDAVTTPDRPRSQTDAPDPERIASSIFIGTSSNSPAQWSAASNESLFSIQGGNSSFSKDHASLSGRSGGLSPSPPSPQPHPSLGSINVATFEARREELEEAANAKAIKDAVLQARSEGQRHSEEQRRRSSDGSAKSFQSFAFPMYREGRNSSAKAESAQPLRPANKPQQQPQPETQLPKSSSAASPPAAASPSPPPPPPASAPKSKWLACCRCPSFC, from the exons ATGGATCCGGCAAAAGGAGATGCAAAGAGTGAAGAGGAGGAGCATCTAATAAAATCTCCTTCCGAGAAAGAACGCAAGGCCAACGagcgaatctcaccttcaaccaGCTCCGACGATGATGACGACGGCTACTCGCCGGAGGACCTGTTCCAGCTGGACATCAACAAGTCCCCCGCAGCCAATGGCCAAGAGCGACGATTGCAGAGTGGCGCACAAACAAATAATTTCTCGAGCCTGATCATAGATGACGACGCAGTCACAACTCCTGATCGACCACGGAGCCAGACAGACGCCCCTGATCCGGAAAGAATCGCCTCCTCCATTTTCATAGGGACCAGTTCGAACTCTCCGGCACAGTGGAGCGCGGCCTCCAATGAATCCTTGTTCAGCATCCAAGGAGGCAACTCCAGCTTTTCCAAAGACCACGCCTCATTGTCGGGCAGGTCCGGCGGGCTGAGCCCCAGCCCTCCGAGCCCGCAACCGCATCCTAGTTTGGGCTCCATTAATGTTGCAACCTTCGAAGCTCGTCGAGAGGAGCTGGAGGAGGCGGCCAACGCCAAGGCCATCAAGGATGCGGTGCTGCAGGCACGTTCGGAGGGACAACGACATTCTGAGGAGCAACGACGCCGATCATCCGATGGCAGCGCAAAGAGTTTCCAATCGTTCGCGTTCCCAATGTACC GCGAAGGAAGAAACAGCTCGGCCAAGGCAGAATCTGCGCAGCCGCTTCGACCGGCCAACAAGCCACAGCAGCAACCTCAACCAGAGACTCAACTCCCAAAATCTTCTTCTGCTGCttctcctcctgctgctgcttctccttctcctcctcctcctcctcctgcttCTGCGCCAAAGAGCAAGTGGCTTGCATGCTGCCGCTGCCCTTCCTTCTGCTGA
- the LOC122052384 gene encoding peroxidase 51-like translates to MRKLWLPLLVVVMAWMVAGNGEARLRPDFYGSACSNVEGIVRQAVRRKLNQTVVTIPATLRLFFHDCFVQGCDASVMIASARDDAEKDASDNLSLAGDGFDTVIKAKQAVEAQCPGVVSCADILAIAARDVVVLSGGPNFTVELGRRDGRISRAALVAGRLPGPDFDLDRLVSLFRLNNLTARDMIALSGAHTVGFSHCSRFASRLYSFNSTTAVDPSLNAAYARALMRACPRDVDPTIAVNMDLYTPITFDNVYYKNLLDGEGLFTSDEVLFTDRRSRPTVERFASDQAAFFRAFSAAMVRLGRLGVKTGGQGEIRRDCTALNS, encoded by the exons ATGAGGAAGCTCTGGCTGCCGCTGCTGGTGGTGGTAATGGCGTGGATGGTAGCTGGGAATGGAGAGGCTCGCCTGAGGCCCGACTTCTACGGCTCTGCGTGCTCCAATGTGGAGGGAATCGTTAGGCAAGCCGTTCGGAGGAAGTTGAACCAGACGGTGGTGACGATTCCGGCGACTCTGCGCCTCTTCTTCCATGACTGCTTTGTTCAG GGATGCGACGCGTCGGTGATGATCGCGTCGGCGCGAGACGACGCGGAGAAGGACGCGTCGGACAACCTCTCGCTCGCCGGCGACGGATTTGACACCGTGATCAAGGCCAAGCAGGCGGTGGAGGCACAATGCCCCGGCGTGGTTTCCTGCGCCGATATCCTCGCCATTGCCGCCAGAGATGTCGTCGTGCTT TCCGGCGGCCCAAACTTCACGGTGGAGCTCGGGCGGCGCGACGGCCGCATCTCGCGAGCCGCACTCGTCGCCGGCCGCCTACCGGGCCCTGACTTCGACCTCGACCGCCTCGTCTCCCTCTTCCGGCTCAACAACCTCACGGCGAGGGACATGATCGCCCTCTCGGGAGCACACACGGTGGGCTTCTCCCACTGCAGCCGCTTCGCCAGCCGCCTTTATTCCTTCAACTCCACCACCGCCGTCGACCCCTCCCTCAACGCCGCCTACGCCCGGGCCCTCATGCGCGCTTGCCCCCGCGACGTCGACCCCACCATCGCCGTCAACATGGACCTCTACACCCCCATCACCTTCGACAACGTCTACTACAAGAACCTGCTCGACGGCGAAGGCCTCTTCACCTCCGATGAGGTGCTGTTCACGGACCGCCGGTCCAGGCCGACGGTGGAGCGGTTCGCGTCGGATCAGGCGGCGTTCTTCCGTGCCTTCTCGGCGGCCATGGTCAGGCTGGGGAGGCTGGGAGTGAAAACAGGTGGGCAGGGAGAGATCAGAAGAGACTGCACTGCCCTCAACAGCTGA